A window of the Synechococcus sp. M16.1 genome harbors these coding sequences:
- a CDS encoding NADPH-dependent assimilatory sulfite reductase hemoprotein subunit, with the protein MAVAETGTQSLSKAEQRKLDSDHLRDPLLSELSNDDVRFTEDAVQLLKFHGSYQQHHRELRKTDKVRSWQMMLRLRSPGGRIPARLFLALDDLSNRLGDGTLRATTRQAFQMHGIAKADLKEVIGTIVRNMGSTLAACGDINRNVMAPPAPFEKGGYPVARRLADEIADLLSPEAAEGAYLDLWVDGDLSYRFKPSRAVQKARKRQSEGGVFSGSTEEPLYGDTYLPRKFKVAVTVPGDNSVDLLTQDIGLVAFTDPSGDLRGCNVYVGGGMGRTHNKEETFARTADPLGYVDAVDVLDVVQAILALQRDHGDREVRKHARMKYLLHDKGIQWFRDTLCATYFKGSLKGLRNEPKAKLLDYLGWHRQKAGMWFVGLPLLCGRLNGDLKAGLRELVETYQLEIRLTANQDLLLCNIGTSQRASIRTQLEALGFEVPEAPAPLARHAIACPALPTCGLAITESERILPDVLDRLDAQLRRLEIEKSLLVRMTGCPNGCARPYMAELGLVGNGVNQYQLWLGGTPNLQRLARPYLEKLPLDDLETTLEPLLLSWKAAGGRRSFGDHIEKLGDQEVSALLTASA; encoded by the coding sequence TTGGCAGTGGCGGAAACAGGAACTCAATCGCTGTCCAAGGCGGAGCAGCGCAAGCTGGACAGCGACCATCTACGCGACCCATTGTTGAGCGAGCTCAGCAACGACGATGTTCGCTTCACGGAAGATGCCGTTCAACTGCTGAAGTTTCACGGCAGCTACCAACAGCACCACCGCGAACTGCGCAAGACGGACAAGGTTCGCAGCTGGCAGATGATGCTGCGGCTGCGCAGCCCGGGCGGACGCATCCCTGCCCGACTGTTCCTCGCACTCGATGACCTCTCCAACCGCCTTGGGGACGGAACTCTGCGGGCCACCACCCGTCAGGCCTTCCAGATGCACGGCATCGCCAAAGCCGACCTGAAAGAGGTGATCGGCACCATCGTTCGCAACATGGGCTCGACCCTGGCGGCCTGCGGGGACATCAACCGCAATGTGATGGCACCACCAGCTCCTTTTGAGAAAGGCGGCTATCCCGTGGCACGGCGCCTGGCCGATGAAATTGCTGATCTGCTCAGCCCCGAAGCGGCCGAGGGGGCCTATCTGGACCTCTGGGTGGATGGTGACCTGAGTTATCGCTTCAAGCCCAGCCGAGCCGTTCAGAAGGCCAGAAAGCGCCAGAGCGAGGGCGGCGTTTTTTCTGGCAGCACTGAGGAACCTCTCTACGGAGACACCTACCTTCCCCGGAAATTCAAGGTGGCCGTCACCGTGCCGGGGGACAACTCTGTTGACCTGCTCACCCAGGACATCGGCCTGGTGGCCTTCACCGACCCCTCCGGCGATCTGCGGGGCTGCAACGTCTACGTGGGCGGTGGCATGGGCCGCACCCACAACAAGGAGGAGACCTTCGCCCGCACGGCGGATCCTTTGGGTTACGTCGATGCTGTCGACGTTCTGGATGTGGTTCAGGCGATCCTGGCGCTGCAACGGGATCACGGTGATCGGGAGGTGCGCAAGCACGCCCGCATGAAGTATCTGCTGCACGACAAGGGAATCCAGTGGTTCCGCGACACCCTGTGCGCGACCTACTTCAAGGGAAGCCTCAAGGGGCTGCGCAATGAGCCCAAGGCCAAGCTTTTGGACTATCTCGGCTGGCATCGCCAGAAGGCAGGGATGTGGTTCGTGGGACTTCCCCTGCTCTGTGGCCGCCTGAACGGAGATCTCAAGGCAGGGCTGAGGGAGCTGGTGGAGACCTACCAGCTGGAGATTCGCCTCACCGCCAATCAAGACCTGCTGCTGTGCAACATCGGCACCTCCCAGCGAGCCAGCATTCGAACCCAGCTGGAAGCCCTCGGGTTTGAGGTGCCTGAAGCTCCAGCACCTCTGGCCAGGCATGCCATCGCCTGCCCAGCTCTACCCACCTGCGGGCTCGCCATCACCGAATCTGAGCGCATCCTTCCGGATGTTCTGGATCGCCTCGATGCCCAGCTGCGACGGCTCGAGATTGAGAAGTCCCTGCTTGTAAGGATGACCGGCTGCCCCAACGGCTGTGCCCGCCCCTACATGGCGGAGCTGGGCTTGGTGGGCAACGGTGTTAACCAGTACCAGCTGTGGCTCGGCGGCACCCCCAATCTCCAGCGTCTGGCGCGCCCTTACCTGGAAAAACTGCCCTTGGATGATCTGGAGACAACCCTTGAACCGCTCCTCCTCAGCTGGAAAGCCGCCGGTGGACGTCGCAGCTTCGGGGACCACATCGAGAAGCTTGGTGATCAGGAAGTGAGCGCGCTGTTGACGGCCTCGGCGTAG
- the glyS gene encoding glycine--tRNA ligase subunit beta — protein sequence MTATFLLEIGTEELPADFVRQALDQLQQRVSRDLREARLGHGAVSVFGTPRRLVVSVADLEDRQPDLEEDRKGPPVAQAFKDGIPGPAAIGFAKRCGVDPSALEQRDTPKGPCVFATVLTPGQACVELLQGLIPQWIDGLQGRRFMRWGTGAQRFSRPIRWLLALKGSEVIPVVLGGADPEVRSDRFSRAHRLHGDEPLSIASAEQFGETLAAAGVVVDRADRAKRIRTSLDQSAQAANGTPDCPESLFEELVDLVEDPRILEGTIAERFLQLPPEVISTVMQAHQRYVPLQVPGLEADPLRLTAEAVLRPQFLLVGNGLAPASSLIVRGNERVLGARLADAEFFLDVDRRQSSESRREALDRVTFAEGLGSLLDRSERIERLTGLLLKQLGLDQSVVDAAQRAAHFCKNDLVSQMVGEFPELQGLMGGKYLLEEGEPRDVALAVVEHYLPRGAGDALPATPAGAVVALAERLELLLSIFAKGERPTGSSDPYALRRAGNGVVQILWGMAWRLDLMAFLSNAVEEWAALFPAFAVDASQLHNDLCQLMRQRIVSQLEDDGFAPDLVQAVAGDAVSSQRLLSDPLDVKQRIQLLRDLRDSGQLDAVQAVVQRAAKLAEKGDLARDQLVAGEVVEPERFESASEKDLFAALEQLQPLAQRRSYQALADALVAATPALQAFFDGDTSVMVMVDDAALRLNRLNLLAVLRNQASVLAEFESIQSN from the coding sequence GTGACGGCAACCTTTCTTCTGGAAATCGGCACCGAGGAGCTTCCTGCCGATTTCGTCAGGCAAGCGCTTGACCAGCTGCAGCAACGGGTGAGCCGTGATCTGCGTGAGGCAAGGCTTGGCCATGGAGCGGTGTCGGTGTTCGGCACCCCCCGGCGTCTGGTGGTCTCCGTTGCTGATCTGGAGGACCGCCAACCCGATCTTGAGGAAGACCGCAAGGGCCCTCCCGTGGCTCAGGCTTTTAAGGACGGCATCCCAGGGCCAGCGGCGATCGGTTTCGCCAAGCGCTGCGGGGTTGATCCCTCAGCACTTGAGCAGCGTGACACTCCCAAGGGGCCTTGTGTCTTCGCAACCGTGCTCACCCCCGGTCAAGCCTGCGTTGAACTGCTCCAGGGGCTGATCCCCCAATGGATTGATGGGTTGCAGGGTCGGCGGTTCATGCGCTGGGGCACCGGAGCCCAGCGCTTCAGCCGCCCCATTCGCTGGCTGCTTGCGTTGAAGGGTTCAGAGGTGATCCCGGTGGTGCTGGGCGGCGCTGACCCTGAGGTCCGCAGCGACCGTTTCAGCCGTGCCCACCGTCTCCATGGTGACGAGCCTCTCTCCATCGCATCAGCGGAGCAGTTTGGAGAGACCCTTGCCGCCGCTGGCGTTGTTGTCGATCGTGCGGATCGGGCCAAACGAATACGCACCAGCCTGGACCAGTCGGCACAGGCCGCCAACGGAACTCCCGACTGTCCGGAGTCGCTGTTTGAGGAACTGGTGGACCTGGTTGAAGACCCCAGGATTCTCGAGGGAACCATTGCTGAGCGGTTCCTGCAGCTGCCTCCGGAGGTGATCAGCACGGTGATGCAGGCCCACCAGCGTTATGTGCCGCTGCAGGTGCCTGGTCTGGAGGCTGATCCGCTCCGACTCACCGCTGAGGCCGTGCTTCGGCCCCAGTTCCTTTTGGTGGGCAATGGCCTGGCCCCGGCGTCGTCCTTGATTGTTCGCGGCAATGAACGCGTGCTTGGAGCTCGCCTGGCGGATGCCGAATTTTTCCTCGATGTTGACCGGCGTCAGTCCAGCGAATCCCGGCGTGAAGCCCTCGATCGTGTCACCTTCGCCGAGGGCCTGGGAAGTCTTCTGGACCGCTCCGAGCGAATCGAGCGGCTTACGGGCCTGCTGTTGAAGCAACTCGGTCTGGATCAGAGCGTGGTGGATGCGGCCCAGCGTGCTGCTCATTTCTGCAAGAACGATCTGGTCAGCCAGATGGTGGGTGAGTTCCCTGAACTTCAGGGACTGATGGGGGGTAAATACCTCCTGGAGGAGGGAGAACCCCGCGATGTTGCTCTTGCTGTGGTGGAGCACTATCTGCCCCGGGGAGCCGGTGATGCTCTGCCCGCAACCCCCGCGGGAGCCGTTGTGGCCTTGGCGGAACGGCTCGAGCTGCTGCTCAGCATCTTTGCCAAGGGAGAGCGACCAACCGGATCCTCCGACCCCTATGCCCTGCGGCGGGCCGGCAATGGTGTTGTGCAGATTCTCTGGGGCATGGCCTGGCGCCTAGACCTCATGGCCTTCCTCAGCAACGCCGTGGAGGAGTGGGCTGCTCTGTTCCCGGCCTTTGCGGTGGATGCCAGCCAACTGCATAACGACCTCTGTCAGCTGATGCGGCAGCGGATTGTGTCTCAACTGGAAGACGACGGCTTTGCGCCTGATCTGGTGCAGGCTGTGGCTGGTGATGCTGTCTCCAGTCAGCGTCTGCTCAGTGATCCCCTGGATGTCAAGCAGCGGATTCAACTGTTGCGTGACCTTCGGGACAGCGGTCAGCTGGATGCCGTCCAGGCGGTGGTGCAGCGGGCAGCGAAGCTTGCCGAAAAAGGTGATCTGGCACGCGATCAGCTTGTGGCCGGCGAAGTGGTTGAGCCCGAACGGTTCGAGTCCGCCAGTGAGAAGGATCTGTTCGCAGCTCTCGAGCAGCTGCAGCCATTGGCTCAGCGGCGGTCTTATCAGGCCCTTGCCGATGCGCTCGTCGCGGCAACCCCGGCGCTCCAGGCCTTCTTTGATGGTGACACCAGCGTGATGGTGATGGTCGACGATGCCGCGCTGAGGCTCAATCGCCTCAACCTGTTGGCGGTCCTGCGCAATCAGGCTTCGGTCTTGGCCGAATTTGAATCGATTCAATCCAACTGA
- the chlP gene encoding geranylgeranyl reductase: MLRVAVIGGGPSGSCAAEILAKAGIETWLFERKLDNAKPCGGAIPLCMVEEFDLPDEIIDRKVRNMKMISPSNREVDIKLDPLGYDENAYIGMCRREVFDAFLRNRAAELGTTLINGLVQKIDTGTDRQGPYTIHYADYSGGGPTGEQKTLAVDLIIGADGANSRVAKAMDAGDYNVAIAFQERIKLPAEEMTYYEDLAEMYVGTDVSPDFYAWVFPKYDHVAVGTGTMQQNQSLIKGLQRGIRERANKRLFQGEVIKVEAHPIPEHPRPRRVVGRMALVGDAAGYVTKSSGEGIYFAAKSGRMCAEAIVEISNNGASIPTEKQIKSTYLKRWDRKYGATYAVLDILQRIFYRNDAAREAFVEMCDDKDVQKLTFDSYLYKRVVMMNPWQQIKLTLRTLGSLIRGEALAPSVYNPVPSAVGRSDGDFLAEEAAQQIKAQAGESKEGNSKGSESKEKAGVS; the protein is encoded by the coding sequence ATGTTGCGAGTTGCGGTGATCGGCGGTGGCCCAAGTGGCTCCTGTGCTGCCGAAATTCTGGCCAAGGCGGGAATTGAAACCTGGCTGTTCGAGCGCAAACTCGACAACGCCAAACCCTGTGGTGGAGCCATTCCGCTTTGCATGGTCGAAGAGTTCGACCTGCCCGACGAAATCATCGACCGCAAGGTCCGCAACATGAAGATGATCTCCCCTTCCAACCGGGAGGTGGACATCAAGCTCGATCCCCTCGGTTACGACGAAAACGCCTACATCGGCATGTGCCGTCGTGAGGTGTTCGATGCCTTCCTGCGCAACCGCGCCGCCGAGCTGGGCACAACCTTGATCAACGGCCTGGTGCAGAAGATCGACACCGGTACAGACCGTCAGGGCCCTTACACCATTCATTACGCCGACTACAGCGGTGGTGGCCCCACCGGTGAGCAGAAGACTCTGGCTGTGGATCTGATCATCGGTGCCGATGGCGCCAACTCCCGGGTGGCGAAAGCCATGGACGCCGGGGATTACAACGTGGCCATCGCCTTCCAGGAACGGATCAAGCTTCCTGCTGAGGAGATGACCTACTACGAAGATCTTGCTGAGATGTACGTCGGAACAGACGTCTCTCCCGACTTCTATGCCTGGGTGTTTCCCAAATACGACCACGTGGCCGTGGGAACGGGAACCATGCAGCAGAACCAGAGCCTGATCAAGGGTCTGCAAAGGGGCATTCGTGAGCGGGCCAACAAGCGCCTGTTCCAGGGCGAAGTGATCAAGGTGGAAGCCCACCCAATTCCTGAGCACCCCCGTCCGCGCCGGGTTGTGGGCCGCATGGCCTTGGTGGGCGATGCAGCGGGCTACGTCACCAAGAGCTCCGGGGAAGGCATTTATTTCGCTGCCAAGAGCGGCCGGATGTGTGCCGAAGCGATTGTGGAAATTTCCAACAACGGCGCCTCTATCCCCACCGAAAAGCAGATCAAGTCGACCTACCTCAAGCGCTGGGACCGCAAATACGGTGCCACCTATGCGGTGCTCGACATCCTGCAGCGGATCTTCTATCGCAACGACGCTGCCCGGGAAGCCTTCGTCGAGATGTGCGACGACAAGGACGTGCAGAAGCTGACGTTTGACAGCTACCTGTACAAACGGGTGGTGATGATGAACCCCTGGCAGCAGATCAAGCTCACCCTCCGCACCCTGGGCAGCCTGATCCGGGGCGAGGCTCTGGCTCCATCCGTCTACAACCCTGTTCCTTCGGCCGTTGGCCGTTCCGACGGTGATTTCCTGGCGGAGGAAGCGGCCCAGCAGATCAAGGCTCAGGCTGGCGAATCCAAGGAGGGGAACTCCAAAGGTTCCGAGTCGAAGGAAAAGGCCGGCGTCTCCTGA
- a CDS encoding M15 family metallopeptidase — MVRASSARRIEREDIPVARRTRQPRQRKGNGAAGLLFGLVLVCAGSVAVVMLVPTLLSRRQPTQNLEISGFRERPDADGRLLGHFPYGEADADQLIVFEPGIELNVKAAEALDTMMRSALADGIDLRLLSGFRSLALQESIFFDVASERNQTAEERAQVSAPPGYSEHSTGYAVDLGDGRFPETNLSQSFQDTAAFRWLQDHAARYHFVLSFPEGNKQGVMYEPWHWRYEGNADALRLFEPASRFSRRDP, encoded by the coding sequence TTGGTTCGGGCCTCCTCTGCGCGACGCATCGAGCGGGAGGACATTCCGGTCGCTCGACGAACACGGCAGCCGCGTCAACGCAAGGGAAATGGCGCAGCTGGATTGCTGTTCGGGCTCGTTCTCGTCTGTGCCGGAAGCGTGGCTGTGGTGATGCTGGTTCCCACGCTGCTGTCAAGGCGCCAGCCCACGCAGAACCTTGAGATTTCAGGCTTTCGCGAACGTCCTGACGCCGATGGCCGACTCCTGGGCCACTTCCCCTACGGAGAGGCTGACGCTGATCAACTCATCGTCTTTGAACCGGGGATCGAGCTGAATGTGAAAGCCGCCGAGGCCCTCGACACGATGATGCGTTCCGCCTTGGCTGACGGGATCGATCTGCGTCTGCTCAGTGGATTCCGCTCCCTGGCCCTCCAGGAATCGATCTTCTTTGATGTGGCCTCCGAACGGAACCAGACCGCCGAAGAGCGAGCCCAGGTGTCAGCTCCACCGGGCTACTCCGAGCACAGCACGGGTTACGCCGTCGATCTAGGCGATGGCCGTTTCCCTGAGACCAACCTCTCCCAGAGCTTTCAAGACACCGCCGCCTTTCGCTGGTTGCAGGACCATGCGGCGAGATATCACTTCGTGTTGTCCTTCCCTGAGGGCAACAAACAGGGTGTGATGTACGAGCCCTGGCATTGGCGCTACGAGGGCAATGCGGATGCACTGCGTTTGTTCGAGCCGGCCAGTCGGTTCTCCAGGCGCGACCCTTGA
- a CDS encoding U32 family peptidase produces the protein MTVPELLSPAGDWAAMKAAAASGADAVYFGVDAFNARQRAENFRLQDLPEVMQWLHQRGVKGFLTFNVLVFSDELEAAAQLLIAADRAGVDAVIVQDVGLCRLAQRLVPNLCVHGSTQMSITSAAGIAQAAALGCQRVVLARELALRDLERLQTQLVQRNLAMPLEVFVHGALCVAYSGQCLTSESLGQRSANRGECAQACRLPYEMVVDGQPHPLEDQRYLLSPQDLAAWELLPELQRIGVASLKIEGRLKDAAYVAAVTDAYRQRLDQTPASAPQVQRQLELAFSRGLSTGWLEGVNHRRLVHGRWSKKRGPLLGQLLRVERGGWLHLRSREQLHPGQGLVLEQLSSDPLQPPREIGGRIMVCERMGDERWKLRLGPDRVDGSGLRAGASVWLTSDPDWQSRWQRAARRTVEARSRDLALRVSGRLDAPLELQVLEPQGFELKLCSTMPLQSASQRPLDRERLEQQLGRLGGTGWSLQHLEIELEGDLFLPVAELNRMRRALLEQLEATGDCSTDSGPVPAATKTADPTELLAQMCPPAVAPLSETKPGLVVLVRSLEQLQALVDLSGTDLPIRSVVADLEQPRELREAVAIGRGCWPEGVWLAGARITRPDERWSLEPLIRARPDGFLVRNADQLEVLTPLAPCIGDFSLNTANPLSFHWYRDHWALQRLTASYDLNLQQLLDLAAAVDPALLEVTLHQHMPLFHMEHCLFCAFLSDGKDHTDCGRPCEKHHVTLRDRSGVEHPLRADLGCRNTLFNGTAQSGVEALPSLLRAGVRRIRLELLDEDAAATQRRVSLYAEALAGRMATQEVWSQEQIHHQLGVTRGSLRSKGPERTSRFSR, from the coding sequence TTGACCGTTCCCGAACTGCTGTCACCTGCCGGCGACTGGGCTGCGATGAAGGCGGCCGCTGCCTCCGGTGCCGATGCGGTGTATTTCGGCGTTGATGCCTTCAACGCCCGCCAGCGGGCTGAAAATTTCCGACTGCAAGACCTTCCTGAAGTGATGCAGTGGCTGCATCAGCGGGGGGTGAAGGGATTCCTCACCTTCAACGTGTTGGTGTTCAGCGATGAACTGGAGGCAGCGGCTCAGTTGCTGATCGCTGCAGATCGAGCCGGTGTGGATGCGGTGATCGTCCAGGACGTGGGGCTCTGTCGCCTGGCCCAGCGGCTGGTGCCGAATCTCTGTGTGCATGGCTCAACCCAGATGTCGATCACCAGTGCCGCGGGTATTGCCCAGGCTGCGGCGCTCGGTTGCCAGCGGGTGGTGCTGGCCCGTGAGCTGGCCCTGCGTGATCTCGAGCGACTGCAGACACAACTGGTTCAGCGGAACCTTGCGATGCCGTTGGAGGTGTTTGTGCATGGCGCCCTTTGCGTCGCCTATTCCGGTCAATGTCTGACCAGTGAATCCCTCGGGCAGCGCAGTGCCAATCGAGGTGAGTGTGCCCAGGCCTGTCGCCTGCCTTACGAAATGGTGGTGGATGGGCAACCCCACCCCCTTGAAGACCAGCGCTACCTCCTCTCCCCCCAGGATCTGGCGGCCTGGGAGCTGCTGCCGGAGTTGCAGCGCATCGGCGTGGCCAGCCTCAAGATCGAAGGGCGTCTGAAGGATGCTGCCTACGTGGCTGCCGTCACCGACGCCTATCGCCAGCGCCTGGATCAAACCCCCGCTTCGGCGCCGCAGGTGCAACGCCAGCTTGAGCTGGCCTTTTCCCGAGGCCTTTCCACCGGTTGGCTTGAAGGGGTGAACCATCGCCGTCTGGTGCATGGCCGCTGGAGTAAGAAGCGGGGCCCGCTACTGGGGCAGTTGCTGCGGGTGGAGCGGGGTGGTTGGTTGCATCTGCGCAGCCGGGAACAGCTGCATCCCGGGCAGGGCCTTGTGCTGGAACAACTGTCGTCCGACCCGCTGCAGCCGCCTCGGGAGATCGGTGGCCGGATCATGGTGTGTGAGCGGATGGGCGACGAACGCTGGAAGCTGCGCCTGGGGCCCGATCGTGTGGATGGCTCTGGATTGAGAGCTGGCGCCTCGGTCTGGCTCACCAGTGATCCCGATTGGCAGTCCCGTTGGCAGCGTGCCGCCCGTCGCACGGTGGAGGCTCGGTCCAGGGATCTGGCGCTGCGGGTGTCCGGTCGGCTGGATGCCCCGCTGGAGTTGCAGGTGCTGGAGCCCCAGGGATTTGAGCTGAAGCTCTGCAGCACCATGCCGCTCCAGAGTGCTTCGCAGCGCCCCCTTGACCGGGAACGGCTTGAGCAGCAATTGGGACGCCTGGGGGGAACCGGTTGGTCGCTTCAGCATTTGGAGATCGAACTGGAGGGCGATCTTTTTCTGCCCGTGGCGGAACTGAACCGCATGCGCAGGGCTCTGCTGGAGCAGTTGGAGGCCACAGGGGACTGCAGCACCGATTCAGGGCCTGTCCCTGCAGCCACCAAAACGGCAGACCCAACGGAGCTGCTGGCTCAGATGTGCCCACCAGCTGTCGCTCCCCTCAGCGAGACCAAGCCAGGCTTGGTGGTGCTGGTGCGCAGCCTGGAGCAGCTGCAGGCCTTGGTGGATCTCTCCGGCACGGACCTGCCGATTCGCTCGGTGGTGGCGGATCTCGAGCAGCCTCGGGAGCTGCGGGAAGCGGTGGCGATCGGTCGAGGCTGCTGGCCTGAGGGTGTATGGCTGGCCGGTGCACGGATCACACGGCCTGATGAACGCTGGTCGCTTGAGCCACTGATTCGGGCCCGTCCTGACGGTTTCCTGGTGCGAAATGCCGATCAGCTGGAGGTGCTGACGCCGCTGGCCCCCTGCATTGGTGACTTTTCCCTCAACACCGCCAACCCCCTGAGTTTCCACTGGTATCGCGACCATTGGGCGCTGCAGCGACTCACGGCCAGTTACGACCTCAACCTTCAGCAACTGCTGGATCTGGCCGCCGCCGTTGATCCAGCGCTGCTGGAGGTCACCCTGCACCAGCACATGCCGTTGTTCCACATGGAGCATTGCCTGTTCTGTGCATTCCTCTCGGACGGCAAGGACCACACCGATTGCGGTCGTCCCTGTGAGAAGCACCACGTCACTCTGCGGGATCGCAGTGGCGTTGAACACCCACTGCGGGCTGATCTGGGTTGTCGGAACACCCTTTTCAATGGCACGGCGCAATCGGGCGTTGAAGCGCTTCCGTCGCTGCTGCGGGCAGGCGTGCGCAGGATCCGGCTCGAACTTCTCGATGAGGATGCCGCTGCGACGCAACGGCGCGTCAGCCTTTACGCCGAGGCTCTGGCGGGTCGGATGGCCACCCAGGAGGTCTGGTCCCAGGAGCAGATCCACCACCAGCTGGGCGTCACCCGCGGCAGCCTGCGCAGCAAGGGTCCGGAGCGCACCAGTCGATTCTCACGTTGA
- the typA gene encoding translational GTPase TypA translates to MSANNKAIRNIAIIAHVDHGKTTLVDSLLAQSGIFRDNEAVPTCVMDSNDLERERGITILSKNTAVTYNDTRINIVDTPGHADFGGEVERVLGMVDGCLLIVDANEGPMPQTRFVLKKALEQGLRPIVFVNKIDRARVDPETAVDKVLDLFIELGADDDQCDFPYLFGSGLGGFAKPDMKTDSDNMRPLFDAILRHVPPPVGDPEKPLQLQITTLDYSDFLGRIIIGRVHNGKIKQGQNAALIKDDGSIKKGRISKLLGFEGLQRVEIEEASAGDLVAVAGFDDVNIGETIACPDEPTALPLIKVDEPTLQMTFVVNDSPFAGKEGKFVTSRQVRDRLQRELLTNVALRVEDTDSPDRFAVSGRGELHLGILIETMRREGYEFQVSQPQVIYRTIDGTPCEPVETLVMDVPEPAVGSCIEKLGTRKGEMQNMETSADGRTQLEFIVPSRGLIGFRGEFIRATRGEGIMSHSFYEYRPMMGEFDTRRNGVLIAFEEGTATFYALKNAEDRGQFFISPGTKVYKGMIIGEYNRPQDLEINVCKTKQLTNMRSAGAEELDTLQAPVQMTLERALEYIGPDEMLEVTPESIRLRKLPGKKPAKSKR, encoded by the coding sequence ATGAGCGCCAACAACAAGGCGATCCGCAACATCGCGATCATCGCCCACGTTGACCACGGCAAGACGACTCTGGTCGATTCGCTGTTGGCGCAGTCAGGAATTTTCCGCGACAACGAGGCCGTCCCCACCTGTGTGATGGACTCCAACGACCTGGAGCGTGAGCGGGGCATCACGATCCTGTCGAAAAACACGGCTGTCACCTACAACGACACCCGGATCAACATCGTTGACACCCCTGGTCACGCCGATTTCGGTGGAGAAGTGGAGCGGGTGCTGGGCATGGTTGACGGTTGCCTGCTGATCGTGGATGCCAACGAGGGGCCGATGCCCCAGACCCGTTTTGTGCTGAAGAAGGCCCTCGAGCAGGGCCTGCGTCCGATCGTGTTCGTCAACAAGATCGACCGTGCCCGGGTGGATCCCGAGACCGCCGTCGACAAGGTGCTCGACCTCTTCATCGAACTCGGCGCTGACGATGATCAGTGCGATTTCCCCTACCTGTTCGGCAGCGGTCTCGGAGGCTTCGCCAAGCCCGACATGAAGACCGACAGCGACAACATGCGTCCGCTGTTCGATGCCATCCTGCGCCACGTTCCGCCCCCGGTTGGTGATCCGGAGAAGCCCCTCCAGCTGCAAATCACCACCCTTGACTATTCCGACTTCCTCGGCCGGATCATCATTGGCCGCGTTCACAACGGAAAAATCAAACAGGGTCAGAACGCTGCGCTGATCAAGGACGACGGCAGCATCAAGAAGGGCCGCATCAGCAAGCTGCTTGGCTTCGAGGGGCTGCAGCGCGTCGAGATCGAAGAGGCGTCTGCCGGTGATCTGGTGGCCGTGGCTGGCTTTGACGACGTCAACATCGGCGAAACCATCGCCTGCCCCGATGAGCCCACCGCTCTGCCGCTGATCAAGGTGGATGAGCCCACCCTTCAGATGACTTTCGTCGTCAACGATTCACCCTTTGCGGGCAAGGAAGGCAAGTTCGTCACCAGCCGTCAGGTGCGTGACCGCCTGCAGCGTGAGTTGCTCACCAACGTTGCCCTGCGTGTGGAAGACACCGATTCACCGGACCGGTTTGCGGTGAGTGGTCGCGGTGAGCTGCACCTCGGCATCCTGATCGAGACCATGCGCCGTGAGGGCTATGAGTTCCAGGTGTCCCAGCCGCAGGTGATTTACCGCACCATCGATGGCACCCCCTGCGAGCCGGTGGAAACCCTGGTGATGGATGTGCCTGAACCAGCGGTGGGCAGCTGCATCGAAAAACTGGGCACCCGCAAGGGCGAGATGCAGAACATGGAAACCAGCGCTGATGGCCGCACCCAGCTGGAGTTCATCGTTCCCTCCCGTGGTCTGATCGGTTTCCGCGGTGAATTCATCCGGGCCACCCGCGGCGAAGGAATCATGAGCCATTCCTTCTATGAATACCGGCCGATGATGGGTGAATTCGACACCCGCCGGAACGGTGTGCTGATCGCCTTCGAAGAAGGAACAGCAACGTTCTATGCCCTCAAGAACGCCGAGGATCGCGGCCAGTTCTTCATCAGCCCGGGCACCAAGGTCTACAAGGGAATGATCATCGGGGAATACAACCGGCCTCAGGACCTCGAGATCAACGTCTGCAAGACCAAGCAGCTCACCAACATGCGTTCCGCGGGCGCTGAGGAACTTGACACGCTGCAAGCACCGGTGCAGATGACGCTGGAGCGAGCGCTGGAATACATCGGTCCCGATGAGATGCTCGAAGTCACGCCCGAGTCGATCCGTCTGCGCAAACTTCCCGGCAAGAAGCCGGCCAAGTCCAAGCGCTGA
- a CDS encoding DUF309 domain-containing protein, producing the protein MPQADPRFQQGVELFNAGEWYAAHDLFEELWHETADPERRSLQGILQVAVAQLHLQRGNRRGATILFGEALGRLKRPGTPDLGLDLASLCRAAQQRLEALQQDGDPESCTVPVLEFMR; encoded by the coding sequence ATGCCTCAGGCGGACCCTCGCTTTCAGCAGGGTGTGGAGCTCTTCAATGCAGGTGAGTGGTACGCCGCTCATGATCTGTTTGAGGAGCTCTGGCATGAAACAGCTGATCCGGAACGGCGCAGCCTTCAGGGGATCCTGCAGGTGGCAGTAGCGCAGTTGCACCTGCAACGGGGCAACCGGCGCGGTGCCACGATTCTTTTCGGTGAAGCTCTGGGTCGTCTCAAACGTCCTGGAACCCCGGATCTTGGCTTGGATCTTGCGTCTCTGTGCCGTGCTGCGCAACAGCGGCTTGAGGCGCTTCAGCAGGATGGGGATCCCGAGTCATGCACTGTCCCTGTTCTTGAATTCATGCGCTGA